From Dasypus novemcinctus isolate mDasNov1 chromosome 11, mDasNov1.1.hap2, whole genome shotgun sequence, one genomic window encodes:
- the ETV7 gene encoding transcription factor ETV7 isoform X6, with amino-acid sequence MNGRALCFLTKDDFRLRAPGSGDVLYELLQYIKTQRRALVCGPFFGSAFRRKMPVRQPPSPLEGGRLQPPPALRPASALSRLDTPPPAWPGGPSAGRNLSPTPCAELGCGAAGGCSFPTVPPAPIDGRIADCRLLWDYVYQLLSDARYEPYIRWEDKDAKIFRVVDPNGLARLWGNHKNRVNMTYEKMSRALRHYYKLNIIKKEPGQKLLFRFLKTPGKTVEDKGSDLEPLESPGQEGTDFQDGMLEVSP; translated from the exons ATGAACGGCCGCGCGCTCTGCTTCCTCACCAAGGACGACTTCCGGCTCCGCGCGCCCGGatcag GTGATGTCCTGTACGAGCTGCTCCAGTACATCAAGACCCAGCGGCGAGCCCTGGTGTGCGGGCCCTTTTTTGGATCGGCTTTTAGGCGAAAGATGCCCGTGcggcagccccccagccccctggaAG GGGGCCGCCTGCAGCCGCCGCCAGCCCTGCGCCCCGCCAGCGCCTTGAGCCGCCTGgatacccccccccccgcctggcCAGGGGGCCCCTCGGCAGGGAGGAACCTTTCACCTACCCCCTGTGCAGAGCTcggctgcggggctgcggggggctGCTCCTTCCCCACCGTGCCGCCAGCCCCCATCGACGGCAGGATCGCTG ACTGCCGGCTGCTGTGGGACTACGTGTACCAGCTGCTGTCTGACGCCCGGTACGAGCCTTACATCAGGTGGGAGGACAAAGACGCCAAGATCTTCCGAGTTGTGGACCCAAATGGGCTCGCCAGACTCTGGGGAAACCACAAG AACCGGGTGAACATGACCTACGAGAAGATGTCCCGTGCCCTGCGCCACTACTACAAGCTGAACATCATCAAGAAGGAGCCTGGGCAGAAACTTCTGTTCAG ATTTCTGAAGACGCCGGGAAAGACTGTTGAGGACAAGGGCAGTGACCTGGAGCCGCTGGAGAGCCCGGGGCAGGAGGGGACGGATTTCCAGGATGGGATGCTGGAAGTCTCTCCGTGA